One region of Chryseobacterium sp. SORGH_AS_0447 genomic DNA includes:
- the guaB gene encoding IMP dehydrogenase, with amino-acid sequence MSIHNKIVETAITFDDVLLVPSYSEVLPNQVSLKSRLTDKITLNVPIVSAAMDTVTEAELAIALARVGGLGFIHKNMTIAEQAAQVNRVKRSENGMISDPVTLSKEATLGEARELMAKYKISGLPVVNPENVLIGIITNRDVKYQENLEMKVEEIMTKENLITSDKNTNLEKAKEILLQNRVEKLPIVDAENKLVGLITIKDIDNQLEYPNANKDQNGRLIVGAGVGVGEDTLDRIAALVEAGVDIIGIDSAHGHSKGVLDKISDIRKAYPDLDIVGGNIVTAEAARDLIEAGANVLKVGVGPGSICTTRVVAGVGVPQLSAIYNVYEYAKTKNVAVIADGGIKLSGDIVKAIASGAGAVMLGSLLAGTDEAPGEEIIFQGRKFKTYQGMGSLSAMKRGGKERYFQSEAKKFVPEGIEGRVPSKGKLEDVIFQLTGGLRAGMGYCGAKDVEALQTETKMVMITGSGLKESHPHDVIITQEAPNYSL; translated from the coding sequence ATGTCTATTCATAACAAAATTGTAGAGACAGCCATCACTTTCGATGACGTGCTTCTAGTCCCTTCTTATTCAGAAGTTTTACCTAACCAGGTTTCATTAAAATCAAGACTTACCGACAAAATTACGCTGAATGTTCCGATCGTTTCTGCTGCGATGGATACGGTAACGGAAGCTGAACTGGCTATTGCCCTGGCAAGAGTGGGAGGTTTAGGTTTCATTCATAAAAATATGACGATTGCCGAGCAGGCCGCTCAGGTAAACCGTGTAAAACGTTCCGAAAACGGAATGATCTCTGATCCGGTGACGCTTTCCAAAGAAGCAACCCTGGGAGAAGCCCGAGAGCTTATGGCGAAATACAAAATTTCAGGTCTGCCAGTAGTAAATCCGGAGAATGTATTAATAGGGATTATTACTAACAGGGATGTAAAATACCAGGAAAACCTCGAAATGAAGGTAGAAGAGATCATGACAAAAGAAAATCTGATTACTTCCGATAAAAATACCAACCTTGAAAAAGCGAAGGAAATCCTTCTTCAAAACAGAGTAGAGAAGCTTCCGATTGTAGATGCTGAGAATAAACTGGTAGGTTTAATCACCATTAAAGATATCGACAATCAGCTTGAATATCCGAATGCCAACAAAGATCAGAACGGAAGGTTAATCGTTGGAGCAGGAGTTGGAGTAGGAGAAGATACTTTGGATAGAATCGCCGCTTTGGTGGAAGCCGGAGTGGATATCATCGGTATCGATTCAGCTCACGGTCATTCCAAAGGAGTTTTAGATAAAATCTCCGACATCAGAAAAGCTTATCCGGATCTGGATATCGTTGGCGGAAATATTGTAACGGCAGAAGCAGCCAGAGATCTGATCGAAGCAGGAGCCAATGTTCTTAAAGTAGGCGTAGGGCCCGGTTCTATCTGTACGACGAGAGTAGTAGCAGGAGTAGGTGTTCCGCAGCTTTCGGCTATTTATAACGTATACGAATATGCCAAAACCAAAAATGTTGCGGTGATTGCAGACGGTGGAATCAAGCTTTCCGGCGATATCGTAAAAGCGATTGCCAGTGGAGCAGGAGCAGTAATGCTGGGATCTCTTTTAGCAGGTACGGATGAGGCACCGGGTGAGGAAATTATTTTCCAGGGCCGTAAATTTAAAACCTATCAGGGAATGGGAAGTCTTTCTGCCATGAAGAGAGGTGGAAAAGAAAGATATTTCCAAAGCGAGGCTAAAAAATTCGTTCCGGAAGGAATTGAAGGAAGAGTGCCAAGCAAAGGAAAGTTGGAAGACGTTATTTTCCAGTTAACCGGTGGACTTAGAGCCGGAATGGGATATTGTGGCGCTAAAGATGTGGAAGCATTGCAGACGGAAACCAAAATGGTCATGATTACAGGAAGCGGATTAAAAGAATCCCATCCTCACGATGTGATCATTACTCAGGAAGCTCCGAATTATTCTCTATAA
- a CDS encoding KTSC domain-containing protein, with the protein MPSSVIHTYVYFPQTEILRITYQSGAVYDYLELPEDVFERFRTVQSKGRFLNYVIKKKFSCCKIK; encoded by the coding sequence ATGCCGTCATCTGTTATTCATACTTATGTCTATTTTCCGCAGACTGAGATTCTGAGAATTACCTATCAGTCCGGTGCTGTGTATGATTACCTGGAATTGCCTGAAGATGTTTTTGAAAGATTCAGAACAGTACAATCTAAGGGAAGGTTTTTAAACTATGTGATCAAGAAGAAATTCAGCTGCTGTAAAATTAAATGA
- a CDS encoding DUF4407 domain-containing protein, translating to MKNNQQTINQANHNINWFQKFLMVCSGGNIHILRKTPSEWNKFAGIGGIVLFTAVFATLSAGYAMYTVFDDIWAAIGFGVLWGLMIFNLDRYIVSSIKKTGTWWNQILMAIPRLILATFLGIIISKPLELKIFEKEVNKQLNTIIQRNKKQLQGEMSGRILQQSGPFETEKKQISDKIASYQKSYDSASVELEKEILGKQSGLTSGKEGFGPNAKRKQELKEQRRQDLENYRKQAAPRLEYLDKEISKVYTNLETERKSTETFEDKFNGFAARLQALDELGKNSAVIGLAATFIMGLFICLEISPVLVKLISHVGPYDYLLEKTENDFRLYAKEKVEKGNALTDFRIDDFKDNLGK from the coding sequence ATGAAAAACAACCAACAAACTATAAATCAAGCGAATCATAACATCAATTGGTTCCAGAAGTTTCTGATGGTATGCTCCGGAGGAAATATTCACATTTTACGAAAAACGCCGAGCGAATGGAATAAATTTGCAGGGATCGGCGGGATCGTTCTATTTACTGCGGTTTTTGCAACCCTTTCTGCGGGCTATGCGATGTATACGGTATTTGATGATATCTGGGCGGCTATTGGTTTCGGTGTCCTGTGGGGATTGATGATCTTTAACCTCGACCGCTATATCGTTTCTTCCATCAAAAAAACAGGGACGTGGTGGAACCAGATTTTAATGGCCATCCCGAGGTTGATTCTGGCTACTTTTTTAGGAATTATTATTTCCAAACCGTTGGAGCTTAAAATTTTTGAAAAGGAAGTTAACAAGCAGCTGAACACTATTATCCAGCGAAATAAGAAGCAGCTTCAGGGCGAAATGAGCGGCAGGATCCTTCAGCAAAGCGGTCCTTTTGAAACGGAAAAGAAACAGATTTCCGATAAAATTGCCAGCTACCAGAAATCATATGATTCGGCGTCTGTAGAACTGGAAAAAGAGATCCTAGGAAAACAATCCGGCTTAACCAGCGGTAAGGAAGGCTTCGGACCAAATGCCAAACGTAAGCAGGAGCTGAAAGAACAGAGAAGGCAGGATCTGGAAAATTATAGAAAACAGGCTGCTCCCCGACTGGAATATTTGGATAAGGAAATTTCGAAAGTCTATACCAATCTGGAAACGGAACGAAAATCTACGGAAACATTTGAAGATAAATTCAACGGTTTTGCAGCAAGACTACAGGCGTTGGATGAGTTGGGAAAAAATTCTGCGGTCATCGGCTTGGCAGCAACTTTTATCATGGGTCTTTTCATCTGTCTTGAAATTTCCCCTGTGCTGGTAAAACTTATTTCCCATGTCGGGCCTTACGATTATCTTCTGGAAAAAACGGAAAACGATTTCCGTTTGTACGCCAAAGAAAAGGTAGAAAAAGGAAATGCCCTTACAGATTTCCGGATTGATGATTTTAAGGATAATTTAGGTAAATGA
- the ruvC gene encoding crossover junction endodeoxyribonuclease RuvC produces the protein MIAEKIILGIDPGTTVMGFGIISVKKGKMEMISIHELLLKKYPNHETKLKYIFDKTLALIDEFHPDEVALEAPFYGKNVQSMLKLGRAQGVAMAASLYRNIPITEYSPKKIKMAITGNGNASKEQVAGMLQNLLNLKEFPTKYLDASDGLAVAVCHHFNSGTIADTKSYTGWESFLKQNPNRLK, from the coding sequence ATGATTGCAGAGAAGATTATTTTAGGGATCGATCCAGGAACAACCGTCATGGGTTTTGGAATTATTTCCGTGAAAAAAGGGAAAATGGAAATGATTTCCATTCATGAATTATTGCTAAAAAAATACCCGAATCACGAAACCAAGCTTAAATATATTTTCGATAAAACCCTTGCCCTGATTGATGAATTTCATCCAGATGAGGTTGCGCTGGAAGCTCCCTTTTATGGAAAAAACGTGCAGAGTATGCTGAAACTGGGGCGTGCGCAGGGCGTGGCAATGGCCGCCAGTCTTTACCGGAACATCCCGATCACGGAGTATTCTCCCAAAAAAATAAAAATGGCGATTACCGGAAACGGAAATGCGAGTAAGGAGCAGGTAGCCGGAATGCTACAGAATCTTCTGAATTTAAAAGAATTCCCGACCAAATACCTGGATGCCTCCGACGGCCTGGCGGTAGCGGTTTGCCACCACTTCAATTCGGGGACAATTGCCGATACCAAGTCCTATACGGGCTGGGAAAGTTTTCTGAAGCAGAATCCCAACCGTTTAAAATAA
- a CDS encoding PadR family transcriptional regulator — MKKNSLYKGTLQNIILKLLAKEVKMYGYQITQHAKELTQGELEMTEGALYPLLHKLESEGIIISEIQKINGRDRKYYLLTDKGKRQQVEQEAEMKNYLFNLNTIFNI, encoded by the coding sequence TTGAAAAAGAACAGTCTATATAAAGGAACTCTGCAAAACATCATTTTAAAGCTGCTGGCAAAAGAAGTAAAAATGTATGGTTATCAGATTACCCAACACGCGAAGGAGCTTACCCAGGGCGAACTGGAAATGACGGAAGGCGCGCTGTATCCTCTTTTACATAAGCTGGAATCGGAAGGCATTATTATTTCCGAAATCCAGAAAATAAACGGAAGGGACCGCAAATATTATCTGTTGACCGACAAAGGCAAAAGGCAGCAGGTAGAGCAGGAAGCTGAAATGAAAAATTATTTGTTTAATTTAAATACAATCTTCAATATATGA
- a CDS encoding diphthine--ammonia ligase — MKPKAIFNWSSGKDSALALYKVLQEEQFEITSLLTSINKEFQRISMHGVPVSLLEKQAESLGLPLIKLELPAEPSMEEYQELMLRTMNQCKSQGITHSVFGDIFLEDLRKYREDQLQSVGIQGVFPLWKINTTDLIHEFLDLGFKTIVTCVNEMYLDKSFAGRIIDQYFITDLPENVDPCGENGEFHTFTFDGPIFKNPISFEMGEIIKKSYPKPKSADNDEDGDYVFWFCDLMAK, encoded by the coding sequence ATGAAACCCAAAGCCATCTTCAACTGGAGCAGCGGAAAAGATTCCGCCCTGGCTCTGTACAAAGTTTTACAGGAAGAACAATTCGAAATCACCTCACTTTTAACCAGCATCAATAAAGAGTTTCAGAGAATTTCCATGCATGGTGTGCCTGTATCATTGCTGGAAAAACAGGCGGAAAGTTTAGGATTGCCTCTTATTAAACTGGAGCTTCCGGCAGAACCTTCGATGGAGGAATACCAGGAACTGATGCTTCGGACGATGAATCAATGTAAAAGCCAAGGCATTACACATTCGGTTTTTGGCGACATTTTCCTGGAAGATTTAAGGAAATACCGGGAGGATCAGTTACAGTCCGTAGGCATACAGGGCGTTTTTCCTTTGTGGAAAATCAACACCACAGACCTCATCCATGAATTCCTGGATCTTGGTTTTAAAACCATTGTCACTTGTGTAAATGAAATGTATCTAGATAAAAGCTTCGCAGGACGAATTATCGATCAGTATTTTATTACGGATTTACCGGAAAACGTTGATCCCTGCGGAGAAAACGGAGAATTCCACACGTTCACTTTTGATGGCCCGATCTTTAAAAATCCGATCAGTTTTGAAATGGGTGAAATTATAAAGAAATCCTATCCGAAACCCAAGTCCGCGGACAATGACGAAGATGGCGACTATGTTTTCTGGTTCTGTGATCTGATGGCAAAATAA
- a CDS encoding tetratricopeptide repeat protein, translated as MKKVLLLVFFVLSTFSFAQSIKVLRQEAVKAINNYDFETAKGYYEKILDKGYKTWETYVLLGDCEFHLGDPDKALIYFNKAEAKADVRYHATIYIRKGTIFMQQKKYEEAWMQFLKVEITRPEDPSAKKLQATALYHMEKYNDALFTLTKAEKLDNSDLEIKYYKGLALMKLNKIPEACENFELAKGLDNTELKIVSAQHCIKP; from the coding sequence ATGAAAAAAGTTTTGCTTCTTGTTTTCTTTGTACTAAGTACCTTTTCCTTTGCTCAGAGTATTAAAGTGCTAAGACAGGAAGCTGTAAAAGCTATTAACAATTATGATTTTGAAACGGCTAAAGGATATTATGAAAAAATTTTAGATAAAGGATATAAGACGTGGGAGACCTATGTTTTACTTGGTGATTGCGAGTTTCATCTTGGAGATCCTGATAAAGCGTTAATTTATTTTAATAAAGCAGAAGCAAAAGCGGATGTTCGATACCACGCAACGATTTACATTAGGAAAGGAACTATTTTTATGCAACAGAAGAAATATGAAGAAGCATGGATGCAATTTTTAAAGGTCGAGATTACAAGGCCGGAAGATCCGTCAGCAAAAAAATTACAGGCAACTGCATTATATCATATGGAAAAATACAATGATGCCTTGTTCACCCTTACTAAAGCTGAGAAACTGGATAATTCTGATCTGGAAATTAAATATTATAAAGGATTAGCGCTTATGAAGCTAAATAAAATTCCCGAAGCCTGTGAAAATTTTGAATTGGCTAAAGGTTTGGATAATACTGAATTAAAGATTGTATCTGCTCAGCATTGTATAAAACCTTAA
- a CDS encoding polysaccharide deacetylase family protein, producing MRKLFLFFILFSNFFFSQGPSNIATANRDLWKLSMKSSKDFDVASKMEMLVFLKTFNEIDAYNGTELLKTLGVKDGTSEGIKTWKKQTEDRLVTNFKDLESNALSEIISVKANPTYQELLLATKSLPAKLPEELKGWYQNSKNFYKTYILECLRLAAKSNKRSSEISTLDSTEKNGFELKDKSYLLTFDDGPTSKNGHTDKLINILKEQHLIGIFFLSGDKLQQRIAANGKNNVASMYGENWIGSHSMVHKSHQYLPDWKLQIDESNAIIKDVFNFNNKTFYFRPPYGQRNLEIINYLLKGKQPILLWNIDSQDWSEKISSQEVSSRVITLMLLWRKGIILFHDVHPKAAIAVPAINEYFKDCQIKWLKPDEIQ from the coding sequence ATGAGAAAACTTTTTTTATTCTTCATCCTATTCTCAAATTTTTTCTTTTCACAAGGCCCTTCTAATATTGCGACCGCAAATCGCGATTTATGGAAACTGTCGATGAAAAGCAGTAAAGATTTTGATGTTGCTTCCAAAATGGAAATGTTGGTATTTTTAAAGACTTTTAATGAGATTGATGCTTATAATGGAACAGAATTATTAAAAACTTTAGGGGTTAAAGACGGCACTTCCGAAGGCATAAAAACATGGAAGAAGCAGACTGAAGATCGATTGGTTACTAATTTTAAAGATCTGGAATCAAATGCTCTCTCTGAAATAATTTCTGTAAAGGCAAATCCTACTTATCAGGAACTGCTTTTAGCTACAAAAAGTCTTCCAGCCAAATTACCCGAAGAGTTGAAAGGCTGGTATCAAAATTCCAAAAACTTTTATAAGACCTATATTCTAGAGTGTCTTCGTCTGGCTGCAAAATCCAATAAAAGGAGCAGCGAGATTAGCACATTGGATTCGACCGAAAAGAATGGTTTCGAATTAAAAGACAAAAGCTATCTATTAACTTTTGATGACGGGCCGACTTCGAAAAACGGACATACAGATAAGCTAATCAACATTTTGAAAGAACAACATTTAATTGGTATTTTTTTCTTATCAGGAGACAAATTACAGCAAAGAATTGCTGCGAACGGTAAAAACAATGTTGCTTCTATGTATGGAGAAAATTGGATAGGTTCGCACAGCATGGTCCACAAATCCCATCAATATCTTCCCGACTGGAAATTACAGATCGATGAAAGCAATGCTATTATAAAAGATGTATTTAATTTCAATAATAAAACATTTTATTTTCGTCCGCCCTACGGACAAAGAAACTTAGAAATTATTAATTATTTATTGAAAGGTAAACAACCGATCCTTTTATGGAATATTGATTCTCAGGATTGGAGTGAAAAGATTTCTTCACAGGAAGTTTCATCCAGGGTTATTACGCTGATGCTGTTATGGAGAAAAGGAATTATTTTATTTCATGATGTACATCCAAAAGCTGCAATAGCCGTTCCTGCGATTAATGAATATTTTAAAGATTGCCAAATAAAATGGCTCAAACCTGATGAAATACAATAA
- a CDS encoding tetratricopeptide repeat protein: protein MKKILLLFLFWQSLVFAQKNNELLVLSAVVKDKVIPNAQIIFQKNGETSETTSTDASGKATIPPQFIDANNEITLIIKKDGYSTLVTKGPFGGLTYALSPIMEDLDGMRIVLSWGKYPSDLDSHLSYPNNHICYYHQEGTNANLDVDDTDSFGPETITIEKRAQNQKYIYAVHDFSDRTEIDNQTLSNRSNAKVYVYIGNTLIKSYEVPKQKKGTVWVVFMIDESGNIIDINNFENSTSWEGVKSLLSNYRYSSTPSTSITESDKQRALDINKQGENYYHASRIELAVNYYQQALEYNPFDGQIYSNLGLAFSKIGRHAEAIWANREAIKFANDNTIKASSYYNIAKIYENSGQYSDALYYYGLAKENKENPVYDKALLRVKAKMR, encoded by the coding sequence ATGAAAAAAATTCTTTTGCTTTTTCTTTTTTGGCAATCTCTAGTTTTTGCTCAAAAAAATAATGAGTTGCTGGTTTTAAGTGCTGTCGTTAAAGACAAAGTCATTCCAAATGCACAGATTATTTTCCAAAAAAACGGTGAAACTTCAGAAACTACAAGCACAGATGCTTCCGGGAAAGCAACTATCCCACCACAATTTATCGATGCGAATAATGAGATTACTTTAATTATTAAAAAAGACGGCTATTCTACGTTGGTTACAAAAGGGCCTTTCGGTGGCCTAACTTATGCCTTAAGTCCCATTATGGAAGACCTGGACGGAATGAGAATCGTTCTGAGCTGGGGAAAATATCCTTCTGATCTGGATTCACATCTCTCTTATCCGAACAATCATATTTGTTATTATCATCAAGAAGGGACCAATGCCAATCTTGATGTAGACGATACGGACAGCTTTGGTCCGGAAACCATTACGATTGAGAAAAGAGCCCAAAACCAGAAATATATTTACGCTGTACATGATTTTTCCGACAGAACAGAAATTGATAATCAGACGCTTTCAAACAGAAGTAACGCCAAAGTATATGTTTATATCGGAAATACTTTAATTAAAAGCTATGAAGTTCCTAAACAGAAAAAGGGTACAGTTTGGGTCGTTTTTATGATCGATGAGTCAGGAAATATCATTGATATTAATAATTTTGAAAATTCCACTTCGTGGGAAGGAGTAAAGAGCTTACTAAGCAACTACCGATATTCATCAACCCCAAGCACTTCTATTACCGAAAGCGACAAGCAGAGAGCACTTGATATTAATAAACAAGGAGAAAATTATTATCATGCAAGCAGAATAGAGTTGGCTGTTAACTATTATCAGCAGGCACTGGAATATAATCCTTTTGATGGACAAATCTACAGCAATTTAGGTCTTGCATTCAGTAAAATAGGCAGACATGCAGAAGCAATCTGGGCAAATCGAGAAGCGATTAAATTTGCAAATGATAATACGATTAAAGCGAGTTCGTATTATAATATTGCTAAAATTTATGAAAACAGCGGACAATACTCTGATGCGCTCTACTATTATGGTTTAGCTAAAGAAAATAAAGAAAATCCGGTATATGATAAAGCTCTGTTAAGGGTAAAAGCAAAGATGAGATAA